From one Dermacentor silvarum isolate Dsil-2018 chromosome 3, BIME_Dsil_1.4, whole genome shotgun sequence genomic stretch:
- the LOC125943940 gene encoding uncharacterized protein LOC125943940, protein MREFGADRQHASWPTSAYLAMDDVSGIVVACLQKYYRVSTISLFGTALFWVGILASQFAPDIAWMTVTFGIIQGCGTGIVSVAVTVILMMYFDRYRGVATGIRYAGYSLSSLLYPPILAQLEEQFTLRQTLLIFAGIGLHLAPLVLALKEPHWLRHTEDRKSVSSETSCRNTEAKDRKTILTEENNERNGAPKNMLSNAASAVDASRKDFGAKEKNVFILPCPILDKHSNAVGVNSEAVKAKRDTQKWSQKNDEIEKPSCTEHYRKKSRALSIADVEDGVRQIAMAGLGGFKRADMFSTVIKSPTGQDVIDVQLPVPADFTNENIAQVDRSKNKGGENRVHDPTFKGEPSETPSFSTLCRKPTFWAVVLGGALIDYTDCAFMATIVDSALDRGATRYQSDMSIACSAPSQLLGRTALPLIADLGFANRTTLACACYFLFAASAALLAVTRTFALYATTSAVACIFMGCMTTMKHVVVAEYFGVEVVPTAWAANGALVLPLLLCNPSVLGFFRDRQGSYDQFYYSLSGLHVVVGVVYLFLLFSAKRSIKSWTVTKHLR, encoded by the exons ATGAGGGAGTTCGGCGCCGACCGCCAGCATGCGTCATGGCCTACAAGCGCCTACCTGGCGATGGACGACGTGTCAG GAATCGTTGTGGCCTGCCTCCAGAAGTACTACCGTGTTTCAACAATCAGCCTCTTTGGAACGGCGCTCTTTTGGGTGGGCATCCTAGCCTCCCAGTTTGCACCTGACATTGCATGGATGACCGTGACCTTCGGGATAATACAAG GCTGTGGAACCGGGATTGTTTCTGTTGCTGTCACAGTCATACTCATGATGTACTTCGACAGGTACCGTGGTGTAGCCACTGGTATTCGTTACGCCGGATATTCCCTCTCGTCCCTGCTGTACCCTCCGATACTCGCTCAATTGGAGGAGCAGTTCACCTTGCGGCAGACGCTTCTAATATTCGCCGGAATCGGCCTCCACCTGGCGCCGCTTGTTCTGGCGCTCAAGGAACCTCATTGGCTACGTCACACCGAAGATAGAAAGTCCGTGTCAAGCGAAACCAGTTGCCGCAACACAGAAGCAAAGGATCGCAAAACTATCCTTACCGAAGAAAATAACGAGAGAAATGGCGCGCCTAAGAACATGCTCTCCAACGCTGCCAGTGCTGTCGATGCCTCACGAAAAGATTTTGGCGCTAAAGAAAAAAACGTTTTCATTCTTCCGTGTCCAATTTTAGACAAGCACTCGAATGCAGTGGGGGTGAACTCCGAGGCCGTGAAAGCAAAGAGAGACACTCAGAAGTGGTCACAGAAGAATGACGAGATCGAGAAACCGTCATGCACGGagcattacagaaaaaaaagcagggctCTGAGCATAGCGGATGTTGAAGATGGTGTGCGTCAGATTGCAATGGCTGGTTTGGGTGGTTTCAAGAGAGCCGATATGTTTTCCACGGTCATAAAATCACCGACAGGACAGGATGTAATCGACGTACAGCTGCCAGTCCCAGCCGATTTCACAAATGAGAACATAGCGCAAGTTGACCGCAGTAAAAATAAAGGTGGTGAGAACCGCGTACACGACCCCACGTTTAAAGGAGAGCCTTCCGAGACCCCGTCGTTCTCCACATTATGCCGGAAGCCAACGTTCTGGGCGGTTGTCCTCGGGGGTGCGTTAATCGACTACACGGACTGCGCTTTCATGGCGACGATCGTTGACTCGGCGCTCGACCGCGGAGCAACGCGCTATCAGAGTGACATGTCGATCGCTTGCTCAGCACCGTCGCAGCTTTTGGGCAGAACCGCGCTGCCTCTGATCGCCGACCTGGGTTTTGCTAACCGTACAACACTTGCCTGCGCCTGCTACTTTCTCTTCGCCGCCAGTGCTGCCCTCTTGGCCGTGACGCGAACGTTCGCTCTctacgcgacgacatccgctgttGCGTGCATCTTCATGggctgcatgacgacgatgaagcACGTGGTCGTTGCGGAATACTTCGGCGTCGAAGTGGTGCCAACGGCGTGGGCTGCCAACGGAGCACTGGTGCTGCCCTTGCTGCTGTGCAACCCGTCTGTATTAG GGTTTTTCCGGGACAGGCAAGGCTCCTACGACCAATTTTATTATTCGCTCTCGGGACTTCATGTAGTCGTTGGCGTAGTATACCTGTTTCTACTGTTTTCTGCAAAAAGAAGCATCAAATCCTGGACTGTAACAAAACATCTGAGATAA